CAGGGTTACCTACATGGAAACTTTATCAAAGTCATTAGTTTTTACGAAAACGTGTTACCTGAGGAGTATCACTTACTCCCAGAACTAGCCAGATGTTAGCTATATGGTGTCTTTCGAGTTCAACAATTGGAAGGGATTTACCATATTCGGATCTGGAAGATGGGTCTGCGGATGCCGCTTATGGGATCTGTTCATAGAGGGAAACTTGATTGGGTCTCGAACAAAAAAACCGGCTATTTCCCAAGTCAGTAAATCCGTATCAATCATGTTATACAAAATTTAATGCCCATATACAGTGTTATTAAACACCCAGTCAAGGTTTCCCTCGTCGGTATACAACTTCATTGCCCAGCCATGTATATCGCGTGAAGTATCAGCTGAGCCAGCCTCTGGTCCGACTGTAGATACGCGCCATAGGACCTGGGTTTTTTTGCCCACTTCACCAAGGAAACTAGCTGAAGTAATGTCCGAGCAATCATGGGTAACAGTGAATTCACCGTAGGCTCTGGTGAGCACTTGTTAGGATCCGCCATATCAACCTGAAGGGAAATGGACCTACCCGGCAGCTTTGGCATGCACAACTCTGAATACACAAATTTTATGTCAGAATCAATATAGATCTAAAGTTTCCTGCACTCACCTTTCCGGGATCCTCTCTCGAGCAAAGTGAGCCAAAGTTTCAATAAGTTGAGTGTCTTGAAGGAGTACCAGGCCACCGCCACCTCCGTTGCGGAGTTGCACAGACGTGGTATTACTGGAATAAGGACAACCTTTGGTGTTGAGATAGTCAGCTAACAGCCTACACAAAATACCAGAAGTAAATTGACTCCCTTACCTTCAGCAAGAGTATAGTAACGTTCATCCATGTTGGCTTGTTCATATAGGAGTGAGCTTGGGAATCAAGTGCTTTAGAGGTGACCTATTTATTATTATGGTATCATCTGTTCGTCCATAAGATCATCGTAATTATGAATCTGTGGAATATTACAGTTCCCTGACATCATGTTATGATCGGATCTATATCTATTTGACGTGTGATGTTGTACCATGGAACTTACATGTATCCAACGATTAGGGTTACTGTGTCCCAACCCGGCGGGGGACCCGTTCCCAGGAACTGGTACTCAATGTTTTGGTCAGTTAATTCTACTTAGAACTGTCACTGAAACTCCGTTCCTTGTGATTGGTCATTTTGTCCTACCAAAAAAGGCCATATCTCTGGTATCTCCTAGGCACCCAGTCCTTTGGTGCTTATGAAATCATCCATATATGCAAACCGTAGCTTCTGGCAAGGGGGATTGATTATAAATAACGCTCGAGGATAGGTGTCTGTACCTGCCCAAGTCAAAATAACTTGAATACCTATGCTCACTGCTACGGTGACCTATTCAGCTTAATACTTATTTTTCCCTTGCATGATCATTGTCCCCAATTGCTCAGACAGCCACATCAATTATACCAAACGGGGTGCCTCGCAAACATAGCGGTTCTACCGATAGAACAAGCTCCACTGTCCATTCGACTGCATCGACTACCCCAGTGTTGCAGAGATGGGAGGCTCAGACCGGAGACGGCATAACGTACTTCCGGTCATGCCCCCGAACACTGTTGTACTGAATAGTTACAGAAACGCATCCAAGACCTGATGGATGCGACAACTTGAATGGCTTTCGTTATGCCCGATTCCTCACCAAGCTGCTTGGCGATGGCGAAGTATATATCAACTGGCAGATTCAAGAAGTGCATGATGTCTGTTGTGGATGCATGATCAATGATTCTTTGGTGGGCACACGATGTGGATTTTTGTGCGCTGGTAGATAAAAACCGTGACTCATTATGTGATTGCCCACAATAGTTAGTTGAATTATTATTTCTGTACAACTCAGATTTGTCCAAAGAGGGATGTTCTGATTGGATCTGACATGCTATGGAAGATCTTCGGATTTCCGACCAATTACATCAATTCAAATATGACCTAGTTAGTTATAGATTATGATTTGGTCAGCCTCGCCAATTGTCAGCTGACTTGAGCCTCACCAAAAACTATATTAGGCAACCTTTACCACTCTATAACCATCACTGAGTTATACATACACCAAAAGTCCGAAATGGACACCTTTCTCCCTCCCGAGGCCCCTCCAAGCGCCTCAGCCCACCGTATCGACTTCGCAACCACCAGCCCCCCAATCCCCGCCTACGCCAACTCCTTCGCAGCAGTCATCGACAATATCCTCACTGAAGCAGAATGCAACGAACTCATCCGGCTCGCAGAAGCATCTACCGTGCCTCCTAATGACACCGCTGCAACACCAACATGGGAACGCGCGATGATCAACGCAGGCAACGGCAAACAAACACTGGCCACAGACACGCGAAACTGCGGCCGAATCATGTTCGACAGCTTTGACCTGGCCGATAAATTGCTGAGCAGAATGATGCCGtttttgcaggagcttgGGATCGACCGGGAGGAGAACAAACCGTTTGTGAAACGGGGGAAAGTGTACAAACTTTCAAGGCTGAATGAGAGATTGAGATTTTTGAGATATGAGGGCGGGGAATACTTTCGTCCGCATTGGGATGCAATGTATATGACGCCTGATGGGAAGGAGAGGTCGTTTTATACGATCCATCTCTACTTGAACGGGGAAGGGGAGCAGGATCTTGAGGAGTTGAgaaaggaggaggagagagtGGCCAGCTTGTGGCGCCAGGAAGGGGATAGTGCGTTTAACCGGGACATCAATGGGAAGCTTCTGGGTGGTGCGACATCGTTTTTCCCCCGGTATGAGCAGCAGGATGTGCAGGTTCGGGTGTTTCCCAAGGCTGGGTCGGTGTTGGTGTTTCAGCATAGAGATTTGCTACACAGTGGAGATTCTGTCTTTCAGGGGGTAAAGTATACGATGAGGACGGATATCATGTATCGGGAGGAATGATTGCTTTGAACTCGTGCTAGTATACAGATACCAAGTCAAACAAGTCTAGCTTTCATAAACTGGGCAATCTTCAAAACAGCTGGATCGACAAACTCATCCCGGTCATAGAAATCCACATGCCTCGCCTTGGGCACGATGACAAACTCATCCCGGTCATAGAAATCCACATGCCTCGCCTTGGGCACGATGACTTTCTCA
This sequence is a window from Aspergillus chevalieri M1 DNA, chromosome 5, nearly complete sequence. Protein-coding genes within it:
- a CDS encoding uncharacterized protein (COG:S;~EggNog:ENOG410PP4G;~InterPro:IPR006620,IPR005123;~PFAM:PF13640;~go_function: GO:0005506 - iron ion binding [Evidence IEA];~go_function: GO:0016491 - oxidoreductase activity [Evidence IEA];~go_function: GO:0016705 - oxidoreductase activity, acting on paired donors, with incorporation or reduction of molecular oxygen [Evidence IEA];~go_function: GO:0031418 - L-ascorbic acid binding [Evidence IEA];~go_process: GO:0055114 - oxidation-reduction process [Evidence IEA]) translates to MDTFLPPEAPPSASAHRIDFATTSPPIPAYANSFAAVIDNILTEAECNELIRLAEASTVPPNDTAATPTWERAMINAGNGKQTLATDTRNCGRIMFDSFDLADKLLSRMMPFLQELGIDREENKPFVKRGKVYKLSRLNERLRFLRYEGGEYFRPHWDAMYMTPDGKERSFYTIHLYLNGEGEQDLEELRKEEERVASLWRQEGDSAFNRDINGKLLGGATSFFPRYEQQDVQVRVFPKAGSVLVFQHRDLLHSGDSVFQGVKYTMRTDIMYREE